Proteins encoded in a region of the Acidobacteriota bacterium genome:
- a CDS encoding IS30 family transposase codes for MRRFRMSDAAIGEAWQRRQQGETYRVIAAALGCHEGSVYFHIQKRGGVPPRIRHRAARVLSRADREEISRGLAAAESFRSLARRLHREPSTISREVARHGGRTQYRATAADAAAWQAACRPKPSRLATCARLRHRVTRQLQRGWSPEQIAGWLRWRWPDNPAMHVSHETIYQSLYVQARGGLKRVLVQHLRRGRPQRRPRRWAGHTGTRIADVVSIRERPAAVEDRAVPGHWEGDLLRGAHQSHVVTLVERQSRFVVLIRLPHTDAPTVAQALARRVQRLPAALRQSLTWDRGGEMAHHRRFTVATNVQVYFCDPQSPWQRGSNENTNGLLRQYLPRGRDFTGVSQVQLNQIARLLNTRPRKTLKYETPADRLAAAVAATA; via the coding sequence ATGCGACGATTCCGTATGAGTGATGCGGCGATTGGTGAGGCCTGGCAACGACGACAGCAGGGGGAGACGTACCGCGTGATTGCGGCGGCGCTGGGCTGTCATGAAGGGTCGGTCTACTTTCACATCCAGAAGCGCGGCGGGGTGCCGCCGCGCATCCGCCATCGGGCGGCGCGGGTGCTGTCTCGCGCGGATCGGGAGGAAATTTCCCGCGGCTTAGCGGCCGCCGAGTCGTTTCGCTCGCTCGCGCGACGGCTCCACCGCGAGCCGTCGACCATCAGCCGCGAAGTGGCGCGGCATGGTGGGCGGACCCAGTATCGCGCGACGGCGGCGGATGCAGCGGCGTGGCAAGCCGCGTGCCGGCCCAAACCCAGCCGCTTGGCCACGTGTGCGCGGTTGCGCCATCGGGTGACGCGGCAGCTGCAACGCGGGTGGTCGCCCGAGCAGATTGCAGGCTGGTTGCGGTGGCGCTGGCCCGATAATCCGGCCATGCACGTGTCGCACGAAACGATCTATCAGAGCCTGTATGTGCAAGCGCGCGGGGGCCTCAAGCGCGTCCTGGTCCAGCATTTGCGCCGAGGGCGGCCCCAACGCCGGCCGCGGCGATGGGCCGGACACACGGGCACGCGCATTGCCGATGTCGTCTCGATTCGCGAGCGGCCGGCCGCCGTCGAGGATCGCGCGGTGCCCGGCCATTGGGAAGGCGATCTGTTGCGCGGCGCGCATCAGAGCCACGTCGTCACACTCGTCGAGCGCCAGTCCCGCTTCGTGGTGCTGATCCGCCTGCCGCACACCGATGCGCCCACCGTCGCGCAGGCGCTCGCGCGACGCGTACAACGCTTGCCCGCCGCGCTGCGCCAATCGCTCACGTGGGATCGGGGCGGTGAAATGGCGCACCATCGCCGCTTCACCGTCGCCACGAATGTCCAAGTGTATTTCTGCGATCCGCAGAGCCCGTGGCAACGCGGCTCCAATGAAAACACCAATGGGCTGTTGCGGCAGTATCTACCCCGCGGCCGCGACTTCACCGGCGTCTCGCAAGTGCAGCTGAACCAGATCGCCCGGCTGCTCAACACGCGCCCTCGGAAAACCCTGAAGTACGAGACGCCGGCTGATAGACTCGCCGCGGCTGTTGCAGCGACCGCGTGA
- a CDS encoding carboxypeptidase regulatory-like domain-containing protein produces MARTHVGARAALMALALAGAVGAPAAAARKTQQAPPAQSQQVGTGMIAGRVIDTDTRQPVQGAVITLAPIVSTTGRGGGIGPIRPVKTDSQGRFVFTGLPVGTYAHLAQMEGYSALASREITNLTSGATVTNITITLTRLGTISGTVRDDAGDPVVGVEVVAFRRTTLQGRPPVLAGAGRSRTDDLGHYRITNLQPVEYYICACNREPIPFDGQLLTTLAGRPLDLLAVAGRAAKAGADAASIDTTLRTFAPTFHPNTPLASRAVRVKATGAQPQSAIDIEVSAVRAARVSGMVLGAANNSFYSGALALVPIGDIPEAAAITQLVPMLVQPDGRFDFVGVAPGQYLLEARFVPGRAGGGPSGAALAFIGGRGTAAPSGARGGQPPGNSMWASQVVSVGEEDVTGLVIGMQPGATITGRLEFVGNSPPPPSAPPVQPGQPMTTRPNGIQLNPLDAPPRGRAFTTTVTPDGTFQLPGVVPGRYVVSPAINVPGWPTLQSITLGGVDITDTLLDIDGRDLANLVVTITDVPMAEIRGTVAASLGNAEAETWVRLFPVDRRYWDEPFGAFARFKNMRVENNSFTLARIPAGEYYLIAVSEGGLEWMDKATLDAMARSAERVRVVNGDKKVLEVRR; encoded by the coding sequence ATGGCACGCACTCATGTGGGAGCGCGCGCGGCGCTGATGGCGCTGGCGCTGGCGGGAGCCGTCGGTGCGCCGGCTGCTGCGGCTCGGAAAACGCAGCAGGCGCCGCCGGCGCAGTCTCAACAGGTCGGCACTGGGATGATCGCTGGTCGCGTGATCGACACAGACACACGGCAGCCCGTCCAAGGTGCGGTGATTACCCTGGCCCCGATCGTCTCCACGACGGGACGCGGCGGCGGGATTGGGCCGATTCGTCCTGTCAAGACCGACTCGCAGGGTCGGTTCGTGTTCACGGGCCTTCCTGTCGGGACCTATGCCCACCTCGCGCAAATGGAGGGCTACTCTGCGTTAGCCTCACGCGAGATCACCAACCTGACATCGGGCGCAACCGTCACGAACATCACGATCACACTGACGCGGCTCGGCACCATCAGCGGAACCGTACGCGACGACGCGGGTGACCCGGTGGTGGGCGTTGAGGTGGTGGCGTTTCGTCGCACAACTCTGCAGGGACGACCGCCGGTGTTGGCGGGAGCCGGTCGCTCCAGGACCGATGACCTGGGGCACTATCGCATCACAAACCTACAACCAGTGGAGTACTACATCTGCGCGTGCAATCGGGAACCGATTCCGTTCGACGGCCAGTTGCTGACCACGCTGGCGGGACGCCCGCTGGATTTGCTCGCGGTGGCCGGCCGCGCGGCCAAGGCCGGCGCCGATGCCGCGAGCATCGACACCACTCTTCGAACATTCGCTCCGACATTCCATCCGAACACGCCGCTCGCCAGCCGCGCGGTACGCGTCAAGGCGACGGGCGCACAGCCGCAGTCGGCGATCGACATCGAGGTGTCGGCGGTGCGAGCCGCGCGAGTCTCGGGCATGGTGCTGGGAGCAGCGAACAACAGCTTTTATTCGGGTGCCCTCGCGCTGGTACCGATCGGCGACATTCCAGAGGCGGCAGCCATCACTCAACTGGTACCGATGCTGGTGCAGCCCGATGGCCGGTTTGATTTCGTAGGAGTGGCGCCGGGCCAATACCTGTTGGAAGCCCGGTTCGTGCCGGGTCGGGCCGGTGGTGGGCCCTCTGGCGCAGCGCTGGCGTTCATTGGAGGAAGGGGTACGGCGGCCCCGAGCGGCGCGCGCGGAGGACAACCGCCCGGGAATTCGATGTGGGCCTCGCAGGTCGTGTCTGTTGGCGAAGAGGACGTGACAGGGCTCGTGATCGGAATGCAACCGGGCGCGACGATCACGGGCCGTCTTGAGTTCGTCGGCAACTCTCCCCCGCCACCTTCGGCGCCGCCGGTCCAGCCGGGTCAGCCGATGACGACTCGGCCAAACGGCATCCAACTCAATCCGCTGGATGCACCTCCGAGAGGACGGGCCTTCACCACCACGGTCACTCCCGACGGTACGTTCCAACTGCCAGGCGTCGTCCCTGGCCGCTACGTGGTGTCACCGGCGATCAACGTTCCTGGCTGGCCAACGCTGCAGTCGATCACGCTGGGCGGCGTTGATATCACCGACACGCTCCTCGACATTGATGGTCGCGACCTTGCCAACCTGGTGGTGACGATCACCGATGTCCCGATGGCGGAGATCCGCGGGACTGTCGCCGCCAGCCTCGGCAACGCTGAGGCCGAGACATGGGTTCGACTGTTTCCCGTCGACCGTCGGTACTGGGATGAACCGTTCGGCGCATTCGCACGATTCAAGAACATGCGAGTGGAAAACAACAGCTTCACGCTGGCGCGCATACCAGCCGGCGAGTACTACCTGATCGCCGTGAGTGAAGGCGGCCTGGAGTGGATGGACAAAGCCACGCTTGACGCGATGGCGCGGTCGGCGGAACGCGTGCGTGTGGTGAACGGCGACAAGAAAGTGCTGGAGGTACGACGATGA
- a CDS encoding carboxypeptidase regulatory-like domain-containing protein, translating into MRSPRSCGLETQAALRTLLSLAFTFIAAIAVAAQVPQRDTRKPATAGAPVAPAPTGTGTLAGEVVADATGAKLRLAHVVLIGATTGVLKVTATDAAGKFTFTNLPVDRYTVGASKLPYLGAVAGARRPVRPGAPVALAEGARIDNVTIRLPMGAAVSGVIYDEQGKPAPGVGVTLQQRKVQNGERVLSGAGVVSTDDRGAYRVYGLAPGEYLVAAMPTRQNTNVRTLTDADVDAMLKGGASAAPPPEEANLTFAPVYYPGTTRVNDAQPILISTGEDRQNVDLRLERVRTVRIEGVVATGDGQPLQNANVQFGTTAGTSPLQIASTIRVGPDGRFGMAMGPGSYTLIARGGAGPQNGQFAFAVVDVSGVEVSGVQLTLQPPLSFAGRLTAAGTATAPALAGHRIQVRSLTRASDGAAQVTATTPAGEFTVTGLVPGRYVIGNAPFFGASTASVTWGLESVMVDGKDVTDLPVTIAPEAMPKEVVVTLGDRWQELSGRVADGAGNGVSDYTVMVFPVNPEYWLWGSRRIVTAQPGTDGRFSLGGPGPALLPAGEYYLAAVTDVSKDEQYDPAFLQSLISSSVRITLAPGEKRTQNLAIR; encoded by the coding sequence ATGAGGAGCCCGCGGAGCTGCGGCCTTGAGACCCAGGCCGCGCTACGAACACTCTTGTCTCTGGCCTTCACTTTTATCGCGGCCATTGCAGTAGCGGCGCAGGTCCCGCAGCGGGACACGCGGAAGCCGGCGACGGCTGGCGCGCCGGTCGCGCCGGCGCCGACCGGCACGGGAACGCTCGCCGGTGAAGTGGTGGCCGATGCCACGGGCGCGAAACTGCGCCTCGCGCACGTGGTGCTCATCGGCGCCACCACGGGCGTGCTGAAAGTCACTGCCACCGACGCCGCCGGGAAGTTCACCTTCACCAACCTTCCCGTCGATCGCTACACCGTGGGCGCCAGCAAACTGCCCTACCTCGGCGCCGTCGCAGGCGCGCGTCGCCCCGTGCGGCCGGGGGCGCCCGTGGCCCTCGCCGAGGGCGCGCGCATCGACAACGTCACCATCAGGCTGCCTATGGGCGCGGCCGTCTCGGGGGTCATCTACGACGAACAGGGCAAACCCGCGCCCGGCGTGGGTGTCACCCTCCAGCAGCGCAAAGTGCAGAACGGCGAACGTGTGCTGTCTGGGGCGGGCGTCGTGAGCACCGACGATCGCGGTGCCTACCGCGTATACGGCCTGGCGCCCGGCGAATACCTCGTCGCCGCGATGCCCACGCGTCAGAACACGAATGTGCGGACGCTCACAGACGCCGACGTGGATGCGATGTTGAAGGGCGGCGCAAGCGCCGCGCCACCTCCCGAAGAAGCCAACCTGACATTCGCACCCGTCTACTATCCGGGCACAACTCGCGTGAATGACGCACAGCCGATACTGATTTCGACCGGCGAAGATCGGCAGAACGTGGACCTGCGGCTCGAGCGAGTGAGAACCGTGCGCATCGAGGGCGTCGTCGCCACCGGCGACGGCCAGCCATTGCAAAACGCGAATGTGCAGTTTGGCACCACGGCCGGCACGAGCCCGCTGCAAATCGCGTCCACGATCAGAGTTGGTCCCGATGGGCGTTTCGGCATGGCGATGGGGCCGGGTTCGTACACGTTGATCGCGCGCGGTGGAGCCGGTCCACAGAACGGCCAGTTTGCGTTTGCCGTGGTGGACGTCTCCGGAGTGGAGGTCTCGGGCGTGCAGTTAACCCTGCAGCCACCACTGTCATTTGCCGGTCGATTAACAGCCGCCGGCACCGCGACCGCACCAGCGCTCGCCGGCCACAGGATTCAGGTGCGATCGCTCACGCGCGCGTCGGATGGCGCGGCGCAGGTGACCGCAACGACACCAGCCGGGGAGTTTACGGTCACGGGACTGGTCCCGGGTCGTTACGTAATTGGGAACGCACCGTTCTTTGGCGCCTCGACCGCGAGCGTGACGTGGGGACTTGAGTCGGTGATGGTCGATGGCAAGGACGTCACAGACCTTCCGGTGACCATTGCACCTGAAGCGATGCCGAAAGAAGTGGTCGTCACACTCGGCGACCGATGGCAGGAACTGTCGGGCCGTGTGGCCGATGGCGCGGGCAACGGCGTTAGCGATTACACCGTGATGGTGTTTCCCGTGAACCCGGAGTATTGGCTGTGGGGCTCGCGCCGGATCGTGACCGCTCAACCCGGCACCGACGGCCGCTTCAGCCTCGGCGGCCCCGGCCCGGCATTGCTGCCTGCCGGTGAGTACTACCTCGCCGCGGTCACCGACGTCTCGAAAGACGAACAGTACGACCCGGCGTTCCTGCAGTCTCTTATTTCCTCCTCGGTGCGCATCACGCTTGCGCCTGGTGAAAAGCGCACCCAGAACCTGGCGATTCGATGA
- a CDS encoding carboxypeptidase regulatory-like domain-containing protein translates to MTQTQPPRAGVLGADVLKCWVLGCWVLMCSGAVVLVGSVQDLGTGVIAGVVRDVTSGQAVEGVTVTMTLPTTGPSPRPTLESPRPSPPPSKTVRTDSQGRFAFSALAAGRYTMRVQHSGYAPVRGAAVTLNASQVVPDVILQIGKHGSISGTVRDDAGDPVVGVSVRTFSRRLVGFRLGLLPRGTAISDDRGQFRIADLPPGDYLACACARDPLPIDKELLERMTTFSVPVTGVARQLNDTVLTFAPTFHTGSTRVSDAVPITVGYADDRTGVDITMRPESPRRVSGQIAGGGANAGVAYSLLLFPEEDDPAAAVISEMAPVELTPEGTFHFAAVTPGKYTLEAFTKDGTPGLSASVSVIVGDRDLTDVVVPLNDGTTVRGHVYFSGSAAQPGDAARRPSVGLMPIYLTPGALISIGASGTPVGRAMGVGRDGSFTISRVRPGRYLVSVVGLDTTRHTLESVRSDDGPLSDAVVDVPPEGIENLVVTMSNAALATLEATVVLGKYELPNEMRVALFPVDRTYWSETFLAPGRFTSGWLTASGTVTFPSVPPGDYYVSLMPTDSEPSPERMTEWAKSAAVVRLRPGEKASVTVKR, encoded by the coding sequence ATGACGCAGACACAACCACCACGTGCTGGGGTGCTCGGTGCTGACGTGCTGAAGTGCTGGGTGCTGGGGTGCTGGGTGCTCATGTGCTCGGGTGCTGTTGTGCTGGTGGGTTCCGTCCAGGACCTTGGCACTGGCGTGATCGCAGGCGTGGTTCGCGACGTGACGAGCGGCCAGGCGGTGGAGGGCGTCACGGTGACAATGACCCTTCCCACCACGGGCCCGTCTCCACGGCCCACGCTTGAGTCGCCTCGCCCTTCCCCGCCACCCTCGAAGACCGTACGAACAGATTCCCAGGGACGCTTCGCGTTCTCGGCGCTTGCGGCCGGTCGCTACACCATGCGCGTGCAGCACTCCGGATATGCGCCGGTGCGAGGCGCGGCCGTGACGCTCAATGCGAGCCAGGTGGTCCCCGACGTCATTCTACAAATCGGCAAACACGGCAGCATCTCCGGCACAGTGCGCGACGACGCGGGAGATCCGGTAGTCGGCGTCAGCGTGAGGACGTTCAGCAGGCGTCTTGTCGGCTTCAGGCTCGGTCTCTTGCCCAGGGGCACTGCCATCAGTGACGACCGCGGCCAGTTCCGGATTGCCGACCTTCCCCCCGGTGACTATCTCGCATGTGCGTGTGCCCGAGACCCTCTGCCCATCGACAAGGAACTTCTCGAAAGGATGACGACGTTTTCGGTGCCTGTGACGGGTGTGGCGCGACAGTTGAACGACACGGTGCTGACATTTGCGCCGACCTTCCACACCGGAAGCACGCGCGTGTCTGATGCCGTGCCGATCACGGTGGGCTACGCCGATGACCGAACGGGAGTGGACATCACGATGCGGCCCGAATCACCGCGCCGAGTGTCGGGCCAGATCGCCGGTGGCGGCGCGAACGCGGGTGTCGCCTACTCACTGCTGCTGTTCCCCGAAGAAGATGATCCTGCCGCTGCGGTGATCTCCGAGATGGCACCAGTGGAACTGACGCCTGAGGGGACGTTCCACTTTGCCGCGGTCACGCCCGGAAAGTACACCCTGGAAGCCTTCACCAAAGACGGCACGCCTGGCCTGTCAGCCTCGGTCAGCGTCATCGTCGGCGACCGCGACCTCACAGATGTAGTGGTGCCCCTCAACGACGGGACAACCGTGCGGGGGCACGTGTACTTTTCAGGGTCCGCTGCCCAGCCGGGTGATGCTGCCCGAAGACCATCAGTCGGGCTGATGCCGATCTATCTCACGCCTGGCGCGTTGATCAGCATCGGCGCGTCCGGCACCCCCGTCGGCCGTGCGATGGGCGTCGGGCGGGATGGGTCGTTCACGATTTCCCGTGTTCGACCTGGCCGGTATCTCGTCAGCGTTGTTGGGCTTGATACTACCCGTCACACTCTGGAGTCCGTCCGCTCAGATGACGGTCCGCTATCCGATGCCGTCGTGGATGTGCCGCCAGAGGGCATCGAGAATCTTGTCGTCACGATGTCAAACGCCGCTCTGGCCACACTCGAGGCGACTGTCGTGCTCGGCAAGTACGAACTGCCGAACGAGATGCGCGTGGCGCTGTTCCCGGTGGATCGCACCTACTGGTCCGAGACCTTCCTGGCCCCAGGGCGGTTCACATCCGGTTGGCTCACGGCCAGCGGCACCGTCACATTCCCGTCGGTGCCTCCGGGTGACTACTACGTGTCTCTCATGCCGACCGACAGCGAGCCGTCGCCTGAGCGCATGACCGAGTGGGCAAAGAGCGCCGCCGTCGTGCGCCTTCGGCCGGGAGAGAAGGCCAGCGTGACAGTGAAACGGTGA
- a CDS encoding tetratricopeptide repeat protein gives MPAPIPVDHPFAAEHVSVVGKGGVLSRRDLRSVVERLGGTCAFTLNPNTTIIVTTGDPLPAEWPASVRRVMTEDELCRIAGLPDLETLRAQYYSSRDLQGMYPGLRDDHLRYLEKWGLIRTVAGRYSFADLHVVKAAAADLERGLSFHAILRAMLAERTGQMAFDFQPPRSDRPHARVVSLPERRKSATSLFPSDRAEAIQSANYTLAAKYFLEGAELDDGDDRSLEGAASAYRRALLFDPMLVPALVNLANIHYERDELVEADAIYEKAIRIDPECFEAYFNLGNIHHDLARYPDAVLAYREALAINPAYPEAHFYLAVTLEKLGRSAEARAHWKQYRDLDPDGEFVELAKEFSD, from the coding sequence ATGCCCGCGCCAATTCCTGTCGATCACCCGTTTGCCGCGGAGCACGTCTCGGTGGTAGGCAAGGGCGGTGTGCTCTCGCGCCGAGACCTGCGCTCGGTCGTTGAACGCCTCGGCGGGACCTGCGCCTTTACCCTCAATCCCAACACCACCATCATCGTCACCACCGGGGACCCGTTGCCGGCCGAGTGGCCCGCGTCTGTGCGGCGCGTGATGACCGAGGACGAGTTATGTCGCATCGCCGGCCTCCCGGATTTGGAGACCCTGCGCGCGCAGTATTACTCCTCGCGCGATTTGCAGGGCATGTACCCCGGCCTTCGCGACGATCACCTCCGGTACCTGGAGAAGTGGGGACTCATTCGCACGGTCGCCGGGCGTTATTCGTTTGCCGACCTGCACGTGGTGAAGGCCGCGGCTGCCGATCTGGAACGCGGGCTTTCGTTTCACGCCATCCTGCGCGCGATGCTCGCCGAGCGCACGGGCCAGATGGCGTTCGACTTCCAGCCGCCTCGTTCCGATCGCCCGCACGCGCGGGTTGTGTCGCTGCCCGAGCGCCGGAAGTCGGCGACGTCGCTGTTCCCCAGCGATCGCGCCGAGGCGATCCAGTCGGCGAACTACACGCTGGCCGCCAAGTACTTCCTCGAAGGCGCCGAGCTCGACGATGGGGATGATCGGAGTCTGGAGGGCGCCGCGTCCGCCTACCGAAGGGCGTTGTTGTTCGACCCGATGCTGGTGCCCGCGTTGGTCAACCTTGCCAACATCCACTACGAGCGCGACGAGTTGGTCGAGGCCGATGCGATTTACGAAAAGGCGATCCGCATCGACCCCGAATGTTTCGAGGCGTACTTCAACCTCGGCAACATCCACCACGACCTGGCGCGGTACCCCGATGCGGTGCTCGCGTATCGCGAGGCGCTCGCGATCAACCCCGCGTATCCCGAGGCGCACTTCTATCTGGCGGTGACGCTCGAAAAGCTCGGACGGTCCGCCGAGGCGCGCGCGCACTGGAAGCAGTATCGCGACCTCGATCCGGATGGGGAGTTTGTGGAACTCGCCAAGGAATTTTCGGACTGA
- the glk gene encoding glucokinase, which translates to MLLAGDIGGTKTLLGLFERDRGRPRTLVVREYATLDFDSFDELTQVFLDDTRAASSLTAVCIGVAGPVTGLVARLTNVPWLADLSTLADRLGDCPVQLLNDLEAMAHAVTVLEPHEIAVLQDGVRVPGGNAAIIAAGTGLGEALLHYVDGRFVPSASEGGHADFAARTPRELALVEQLTAIHGRVDNDRVISGPGLVNIFRFTHGATGAGVACEVIGPGVEGGEMPAAISACALSGECEQCVEALDMFVEAYGAEAGNLALRSVATAGVYIGGGIAPKVLAALESGPFLDAFCGKAPLSDLLRTMPVSVILNPAAGLLGAAVRASGM; encoded by the coding sequence ATGCTCCTCGCGGGTGACATCGGTGGAACCAAAACGCTCCTCGGACTCTTCGAGCGCGACCGGGGTCGTCCGCGAACCCTGGTGGTGCGCGAATACGCCACGCTCGACTTCGACAGTTTCGATGAATTGACGCAGGTGTTCCTCGACGACACGCGCGCCGCGTCGTCGCTCACGGCGGTATGTATTGGTGTGGCGGGGCCGGTGACGGGCCTGGTGGCGCGACTCACCAACGTGCCGTGGCTGGCCGACCTTTCCACGTTGGCCGACCGTCTGGGCGACTGCCCGGTGCAGTTGCTCAACGACCTCGAAGCGATGGCCCATGCCGTGACCGTGCTCGAACCTCACGAGATCGCGGTACTGCAGGATGGCGTGCGGGTGCCCGGGGGCAACGCGGCCATCATTGCGGCCGGCACGGGACTGGGTGAGGCGCTGCTGCACTACGTGGATGGACGGTTTGTGCCGTCGGCGTCGGAGGGTGGCCACGCGGACTTTGCCGCGCGCACGCCGCGCGAACTGGCTCTCGTTGAGCAACTGACCGCCATCCATGGCCGGGTGGACAACGACCGTGTGATTTCCGGTCCGGGCCTGGTGAACATCTTCCGGTTCACGCACGGGGCCACCGGCGCCGGCGTCGCCTGCGAAGTCATTGGACCGGGTGTTGAGGGTGGCGAGATGCCCGCGGCCATCAGCGCCTGCGCGCTCTCGGGCGAGTGCGAACAGTGCGTGGAAGCGCTGGACATGTTTGTGGAGGCCTATGGGGCCGAGGCCGGCAATCTGGCGCTGCGGTCGGTGGCCACGGCCGGGGTCTACATCGGGGGAGGCATCGCGCCCAAGGTGCTGGCCGCGCTTGAGTCAGGCCCGTTTCTTGACGCTTTTTGCGGGAAAGCCCCGCTGTCGGACCTGCTCCGCACCATGCCCGTATCGGTCATCCTCAATCCCGCAGCGGGGCTGCTTGGGGCGGCCGTTCGCGCGTCGGGGATGTAG